The following proteins come from a genomic window of Pyxidicoccus sp. MSG2:
- a CDS encoding type VI secretion system Vgr family protein: protein MSAFDERRQQLAQMASTAVQVARSLGEGDAGEAISGVLSLLGGGSPVSAVRYTFSSSDSPLAPWHVRRVQAREGLSELYEALVDLVFDGPLTDVDAMLGATCTLGIQRGTLSRQLQGIVRHVEDLGSLADKAMVRVQVVPALWELSQRVDSYIFQEMSVPEVLLDVIEEALIPFKRKVRLSLQREYPKREYCVQYAESDLDFILRLMKEEGIAFYFEHTGDAEGLVLVDTNSPFQPLQTLDGGPVWIANQAGGLAHVETLQGFDWSSTLRPTGVVVRDFDWTRPRLNLTKDAKEEQESGRESYLYPAELTLSEYDTGNHRYTKEDVAARARLLREGQQLGRKKGRGRGNVTGFCPGYTFELQGHARAELDQAYLITRIEHLGEAPEERPLFSREDSGDGTKRERYENRFECVPLSVPFRPEYPLARSRIPGLQTATVVGPSGEEIHTDTHGRIKVRFHWDRVGPEDDKASCWVRVAQTWAGAGFGSLFIPRVGMEVVVDFLEGNPDRPLVTGCVYNGSNPPPTKLPEERTRSTLRTQSSPGGDGYNELRFEDAKGEEQVFLHAQKDLVEVVEHDHTTQVNNDQANTVEKNQTNTVKVNQTESVGGEQSMTVSGNRTKTVKKDETVTVEENRTETVKANETVTVNGSRTLTVDGKETYSVGGTRAKTVTGKETVTLEAGRQTTVTANDELTVSAERLVTADVKHQLTQGPTTFTFEGGHVELDAGSYIKLVHGSGEVHIEESGKISVSSGTEISLSCGGCSITLTPTKIEISGAVEVSLAGGAGSVKLDPAGVAVSGPKVSSAGAALNEITGALVKIN, encoded by the coding sequence ATGTCTGCGTTCGACGAGCGCCGCCAGCAGTTGGCACAGATGGCGTCCACGGCCGTACAGGTCGCCAGGAGTCTTGGAGAGGGCGATGCAGGCGAGGCCATCTCGGGAGTGCTGTCGCTGCTCGGTGGTGGCAGCCCGGTGTCCGCGGTGCGCTACACGTTCAGTTCCTCGGATTCGCCGCTTGCCCCCTGGCATGTGCGGCGTGTCCAGGCACGCGAGGGCCTGTCCGAGCTCTACGAGGCCCTGGTCGACCTGGTGTTCGATGGGCCCCTGACGGACGTCGACGCGATGCTCGGCGCGACATGCACGCTGGGCATCCAGCGCGGCACGCTGTCACGCCAGCTCCAGGGCATCGTGCGTCACGTGGAGGACCTGGGCTCCCTGGCCGACAAGGCGATGGTTCGCGTCCAGGTCGTCCCGGCCCTCTGGGAACTGTCCCAGCGCGTCGACTCGTACATCTTCCAGGAGATGTCCGTGCCCGAAGTGCTCCTGGACGTCATCGAGGAGGCGCTTATTCCTTTCAAACGCAAGGTGCGCCTGTCACTTCAGCGTGAGTACCCCAAGCGCGAGTACTGCGTGCAGTACGCCGAGTCTGACCTCGACTTCATCCTGCGGCTGATGAAGGAGGAGGGCATTGCCTTCTACTTCGAGCACACCGGTGACGCAGAGGGGCTCGTCCTGGTGGACACCAATAGTCCCTTCCAGCCCCTCCAGACGCTCGACGGCGGCCCCGTGTGGATTGCCAACCAGGCCGGTGGGCTCGCGCACGTGGAGACACTCCAGGGGTTCGACTGGTCCAGCACCCTGCGCCCGACTGGCGTGGTGGTTCGGGACTTCGACTGGACACGGCCGAGGCTGAACCTGACGAAGGACGCGAAGGAGGAGCAGGAGAGCGGAAGGGAGTCCTATCTATACCCTGCGGAGCTCACCCTGTCGGAGTACGACACGGGGAACCACCGGTACACGAAGGAGGACGTGGCCGCGCGCGCTCGCCTGCTGCGCGAGGGCCAGCAGTTGGGCCGGAAGAAGGGGCGGGGGCGGGGCAACGTGACGGGCTTCTGTCCGGGGTACACCTTCGAGCTGCAGGGGCATGCGCGCGCCGAACTGGACCAAGCCTACCTCATCACTCGCATCGAACACCTGGGGGAGGCCCCCGAGGAGCGGCCGCTGTTCTCCCGGGAGGACTCCGGCGATGGGACGAAGCGGGAGCGGTACGAGAACCGCTTCGAGTGCGTTCCGCTGTCGGTACCCTTCCGGCCGGAGTACCCCCTGGCGCGCAGCCGCATCCCCGGCCTGCAGACGGCCACGGTGGTGGGCCCCTCGGGGGAGGAGATCCACACCGACACGCACGGCCGCATCAAGGTGCGGTTCCACTGGGACCGGGTGGGCCCGGAGGACGACAAGGCGTCGTGCTGGGTACGCGTGGCGCAGACCTGGGCGGGGGCCGGCTTCGGCTCGCTCTTCATCCCCCGCGTGGGCATGGAAGTCGTGGTCGACTTCCTGGAGGGCAACCCCGACCGGCCCCTGGTCACCGGCTGTGTCTATAACGGTAGCAACCCTCCACCGACGAAGCTGCCCGAGGAGCGCACCCGCAGCACCCTGCGCACCCAGAGCTCGCCGGGAGGGGACGGCTACAACGAGCTGCGCTTTGAGGACGCCAAGGGCGAGGAACAGGTGTTCCTCCACGCGCAGAAGGACCTGGTGGAGGTGGTGGAGCACGACCACACCACACAGGTGAACAACGACCAGGCCAACACGGTGGAGAAGAACCAGACCAACACCGTGAAGGTCAACCAGACCGAGAGCGTGGGCGGCGAGCAGTCCATGACCGTCTCCGGCAACCGCACCAAGACGGTGAAGAAGGATGAAACCGTCACCGTGGAGGAGAACCGCACCGAGACGGTGAAGGCCAACGAGACCGTCACCGTCAACGGCAGCCGCACGCTCACCGTGGACGGCAAGGAGACGTATTCGGTGGGCGGCACGCGCGCCAAGACAGTCACCGGCAAGGAGACCGTCACGCTGGAGGCCGGCCGGCAGACCACCGTCACCGCCAACGACGAGCTCACCGTGAGCGCCGAGCGCCTGGTCACCGCCGACGTGAAGCACCAGCTCACCCAGGGGCCCACCACCTTCACCTTCGAGGGCGGCCACGTGGAGCTCGATGCGGGCAGCTACATCAAGCTGGTGCACGGCTCGGGAGAGGTGCACATCGAGGAGAGCGGGAAGATTTCGGTGAGCTCCGGCACCGAGATTTCACTGAGCTGCGGCGGCTGCTCCATCACGCTCACGCCCACGAAGATTGAAATCTCCGGCGCGGTGGAGGTCTCGCTCGCGGGTGGAGCTGGCTCGGTGAAGCTGGACCCCGCGGGTGTCGCGGTATCCGGGCCGAAGGTCAGCTCGGCTGGAGCGGCGCTGAACGAAATCACCGGCGCGCTGGTGAAGATCAACTGA
- the glmS gene encoding glutamine--fructose-6-phosphate transaminase (isomerizing) yields MCGIVGYVGDKESAPILVSGLKKLEYRGYDSAGVAVVSRNQLNVVRATGKLRNLESRVVADQPQGTIGIGHTRWATHGRPSDENAHPHTYKNVAVVHNGIIENHLSLKEALRGRGHAFSSETDTEVFAHLISEELERGLELPDAVRAAIEHVKGTYALAVVSAKDPNRIVCTKNASPMVLGLGEGQNFIASDVPAVLEHTRDIVYMEEGDLAVVSAAKVDIFNRQGQLVNRPTRRIDWTPMMAEKGGHKHFMHKEIWEQPRAVGDTLRGRMLLSEGDVHFEGWNLSAEKVRSLTKITILACGTSWHSGIAGKHMIESLARLPVEVELASEFRYRDPIVDSSHLAIAISQSGETADTLAAFKEAKSRGATAMSICNVIGSAMTREAEFSVLTNAGPEIGVASTKAFTTQLVALYLLAVKLGRMRGTLTVQAAQEHLTHLTQIPKMIEDVLKCEAQVKRVAREFMNAQDFLFLGRGPMHPVALEGALKLKEISYIHAEGYAGGEMKHGPIALIDEKMPVVVIAPKQPHVAYEKIIGNIEEVRARGGKVIAVIDEDDAHVGGLADHVIRIPPACALLAPVVATIPLQLLAYHVAEMRGNDVDQPRNLAKSVTVE; encoded by the coding sequence ATGTGCGGGATTGTTGGTTACGTCGGTGACAAGGAATCTGCTCCCATCCTCGTGTCCGGGCTGAAGAAGCTCGAGTACCGGGGGTATGACTCGGCGGGCGTGGCGGTGGTGAGTCGCAACCAGCTCAACGTGGTGCGCGCCACGGGCAAGCTGCGCAACCTCGAGAGCCGGGTGGTGGCGGACCAGCCGCAGGGCACCATCGGCATCGGCCACACGCGGTGGGCCACGCACGGGCGTCCGTCCGACGAGAATGCCCACCCGCACACGTACAAGAACGTGGCGGTGGTGCACAACGGCATCATCGAGAACCACCTGTCGCTGAAGGAGGCGCTGCGCGGCCGCGGGCACGCCTTCTCCTCCGAGACGGACACCGAGGTCTTCGCCCACCTCATCTCCGAGGAGCTGGAGCGCGGCCTGGAGCTGCCGGACGCGGTGCGCGCGGCCATCGAGCACGTGAAGGGCACCTACGCGCTGGCGGTGGTGTCGGCGAAGGACCCGAACCGCATCGTCTGCACCAAGAACGCGTCGCCCATGGTGCTGGGCCTCGGCGAGGGGCAGAACTTCATCGCCAGCGACGTGCCGGCGGTGCTCGAGCACACGCGCGACATCGTCTACATGGAGGAGGGAGACCTCGCCGTCGTCAGCGCCGCGAAGGTCGACATCTTCAACCGCCAGGGCCAGTTGGTGAACCGGCCCACGCGCCGCATCGACTGGACGCCGATGATGGCGGAGAAGGGCGGCCACAAGCACTTCATGCACAAGGAAATCTGGGAGCAGCCTCGCGCCGTCGGCGACACGCTGCGCGGCCGGATGCTCCTGAGCGAGGGCGACGTCCACTTCGAGGGTTGGAACCTCTCCGCGGAGAAGGTCCGCTCGCTGACCAAGATCACCATCCTGGCCTGCGGCACGTCGTGGCACTCCGGCATCGCCGGCAAGCACATGATTGAGTCGCTGGCGCGCCTGCCCGTCGAGGTGGAGCTGGCCAGCGAGTTCCGCTACCGCGACCCCATCGTGGACAGCTCGCACCTGGCCATCGCCATCAGCCAGTCCGGTGAGACGGCGGACACGCTGGCGGCCTTCAAGGAGGCCAAGTCCCGCGGCGCCACGGCGATGTCCATCTGCAACGTCATTGGCAGCGCGATGACGCGCGAGGCCGAGTTCTCCGTGCTCACCAACGCGGGCCCGGAGATTGGCGTGGCGTCCACCAAGGCGTTCACCACGCAGCTCGTCGCCCTGTACCTGCTGGCGGTGAAGCTGGGCCGGATGCGTGGCACCCTCACGGTGCAGGCGGCGCAGGAGCACCTGACGCACCTGACGCAGATTCCGAAGATGATTGAGGACGTCCTCAAGTGCGAGGCGCAGGTGAAGCGCGTCGCGCGTGAGTTCATGAACGCGCAGGACTTCCTCTTCCTCGGCCGCGGCCCCATGCACCCGGTGGCGCTGGAGGGCGCGCTCAAGCTGAAGGAAATCTCGTACATCCACGCGGAGGGCTACGCGGGCGGTGAGATGAAGCACGGCCCCATCGCCCTCATCGACGAGAAGATGCCGGTGGTGGTGATTGCGCCGAAGCAGCCGCACGTCGCCTACGAGAAGATCATCGGCAACATCGAGGAGGTCCGCGCGCGCGGCGGCAAGGTCATCGCCGTCATCGACGAGGACGACGCGCATGTCGGCGGCCTGGCCGACCACGTCATCCGGATTCCTCCCGCCTGCGCGCTGCTGGCGCCGGTGGTGGCCACCATTCCCCTGCAGTTGCTCGCCTACCACGTGGCGGAGATGCGCGGGAATGACGTGGACCAGCCCCGCAACCTCGCCAAGAGCGTGACGGTGGAGTAG
- the glmU gene encoding bifunctional UDP-N-acetylglucosamine diphosphorylase/glucosamine-1-phosphate N-acetyltransferase GlmU yields the protein MTALAAVVLCAGKGTRMKSEKAKVLHPILGRPICAYPLNRALELGASSVVPVVGHQAEAVEKTIRAFFPDAPLHFALQREQRGTADAVRSAEEALKGYSGRILILYGDVPLLRRETLQALLAAHDKAGGALALVSTVLEDPTGYGRVIREGGKVARIVEHKDATPEQRAVRECNAGIYSVDADFLWKALAQIKPANAQGEYYLTDLVEMAAKQGPVGSVEADATETAGVNDKVELAARARVLQQRINEAHMRAGVSIQDPATAYIEEGVIIGADTEVGPCVTLSSGTIIGKGVTIGQGSVITASTVADGTVIKPYSVLEEAKVGERNVIGPFARLRPGTELAEDVHLGNFVETKKAQIGKGSKANHLTYLGDAKIGAGCNVGAGTITCNYDGVNKHVTELGDGVFIGSDTQLVAPVKVGDGAYVGAGTTVTKNVPPGSLAVSRTPQVTKEGWVAAKKARKASKVQAG from the coding sequence ATGACAGCTCTGGCGGCGGTGGTGCTGTGCGCGGGTAAGGGCACGCGGATGAAGTCGGAGAAGGCCAAGGTCCTTCACCCCATCCTCGGCAGACCCATTTGTGCGTATCCCCTGAATCGGGCCCTCGAACTGGGCGCTTCGTCCGTGGTGCCGGTGGTGGGGCACCAGGCGGAGGCGGTGGAGAAGACGATTCGGGCCTTCTTCCCGGACGCTCCGCTGCACTTCGCCCTGCAGCGTGAGCAGCGTGGCACCGCGGACGCGGTGCGCTCGGCGGAGGAGGCCCTGAAGGGGTACTCCGGCCGCATCCTCATCCTCTATGGCGACGTGCCGCTGCTGCGCCGCGAGACGCTGCAGGCGCTGCTCGCCGCGCACGACAAGGCGGGCGGGGCCCTGGCGCTCGTGTCCACCGTGCTGGAGGACCCCACCGGCTACGGCCGCGTCATCCGCGAGGGTGGCAAGGTGGCCCGCATCGTCGAGCACAAGGACGCCACCCCGGAGCAGCGCGCGGTGCGCGAGTGCAACGCGGGCATCTACTCCGTCGACGCGGACTTCCTCTGGAAGGCGCTGGCGCAAATCAAGCCGGCGAACGCGCAGGGCGAGTACTACCTCACGGACCTGGTGGAGATGGCCGCGAAGCAGGGCCCGGTGGGCTCGGTGGAGGCGGACGCCACGGAGACGGCCGGGGTGAATGACAAGGTGGAGCTGGCGGCGCGCGCTCGCGTGCTCCAGCAGCGCATCAACGAGGCGCACATGCGCGCGGGCGTGTCCATCCAGGACCCGGCCACGGCCTACATCGAGGAAGGCGTCATCATCGGCGCGGACACCGAGGTGGGCCCCTGCGTGACGCTCTCCTCGGGGACCATCATCGGCAAGGGCGTCACTATTGGGCAGGGCAGCGTCATCACCGCCTCCACCGTGGCGGACGGCACCGTCATCAAGCCCTACTCCGTGCTGGAGGAGGCGAAGGTCGGCGAGCGGAACGTCATTGGCCCGTTCGCCCGCCTGCGCCCCGGAACGGAGTTGGCCGAGGATGTGCATCTGGGCAACTTCGTGGAAACGAAGAAGGCGCAGATCGGCAAGGGTTCCAAGGCCAACCACCTGACGTACCTGGGCGACGCGAAGATTGGCGCCGGGTGCAACGTCGGGGCGGGCACCATCACCTGTAACTATGACGGGGTGAACAAGCACGTCACTGAACTGGGTGACGGGGTGTTCATCGGCTCCGACACGCAGCTGGTGGCGCCAGTGAAGGTCGGTGACGGCGCGTATGTCGGCGCGGGCACCACGGTGACGAAAAATGTGCCGCCTGGAAGCCTCGCTGTGTCTCGGACGCCACAGGTCACCAAGGAGGGCTGGGTGGCCGCGAAGAAGGCGCGCAAGGCGTCAAAGGTTCAAGCCGGCTGA
- the ggt gene encoding gamma-glutamyltransferase: MAVSAARSLALAVVLLTCVAHAARPYRGGAVATAYPQASAAALEMLEKGGNATDAAVAAAFVAAVVGPYHSGIGGGGFALVHDGKSGETKVLDFREVAPKAATRDMYVKDGKVVPGLSTDGPLAVAVPGAVAGYLQILKEHGKLPPSVVLAPAIAAAKKGIWVTPRYHSMGAGRLECLRKDAEASRVFLVKNAEGVPDMPPLGHVIKQPDLARTLSGIARGGAKAFYSGTVAKAIADTVQAGGGVLTVEDLAAYKTRPRQPLEGSYRGFRILTMPPPSAGGVAVLQVLGALEKLRPQGMAFRDPEALHLYVEAVRRAYVDRAKYLGDPDFSDVPTARLVSPGHIADIAGSIDAKKATASASLLPPVPGAQGSTLTDKPAVLTPEPERKNTTHISVIDKDGNAVAMTTTVNYGFGSCVVAKGTGVLLNDEMDDFSAQPGVPNAYGLITGEPNAIQPGKVPQSSMSPTLVFSKEDPKKVMLAVGSPGGSTIPTTVIQVISNLVDSGMDVARAVNEGRVHHQYMPDELWVDKWGLEPATLSVLEAKGHKVRRVDQWGDAEAVFVDPKTGLRYSASDPRNEGVALGQD, encoded by the coding sequence GTGGCGGTGTCGGCGGCACGGAGCCTGGCGCTGGCGGTGGTGCTGCTGACGTGCGTGGCGCACGCGGCGCGCCCGTACCGGGGCGGCGCGGTGGCCACGGCCTACCCGCAGGCGAGCGCCGCGGCGCTGGAGATGCTGGAGAAGGGCGGCAACGCGACGGACGCGGCGGTGGCGGCGGCCTTCGTCGCGGCGGTGGTGGGGCCGTACCACTCGGGCATCGGCGGCGGCGGCTTCGCGCTGGTGCACGACGGCAAGAGCGGCGAGACGAAGGTGCTCGACTTCCGCGAGGTGGCGCCGAAAGCGGCCACGCGCGACATGTACGTGAAGGACGGCAAGGTGGTGCCGGGCCTGTCCACGGACGGCCCGCTGGCGGTGGCGGTGCCGGGCGCGGTGGCGGGCTACCTCCAAATCCTGAAGGAGCACGGGAAGCTGCCCCCGTCCGTCGTGCTGGCGCCGGCCATTGCCGCCGCGAAGAAGGGCATCTGGGTGACGCCGCGCTACCACTCCATGGGGGCCGGAAGGCTGGAGTGCCTGCGCAAGGACGCGGAGGCCTCGCGCGTGTTCCTGGTGAAGAACGCGGAGGGCGTGCCGGACATGCCCCCGCTGGGGCACGTCATCAAGCAGCCGGACCTGGCGCGCACGCTGAGCGGAATCGCCAGGGGCGGCGCGAAGGCGTTCTATTCGGGCACCGTCGCCAAGGCGATTGCGGACACGGTGCAGGCCGGCGGCGGCGTGCTGACGGTGGAGGACCTGGCCGCGTACAAGACGCGCCCCCGCCAGCCGCTGGAGGGCAGCTACCGCGGCTTCCGCATCCTCACCATGCCTCCGCCGAGCGCGGGCGGCGTGGCGGTGCTTCAAGTCCTGGGCGCCCTGGAGAAGCTGCGCCCGCAGGGCATGGCCTTCAGGGACCCGGAGGCGCTGCACCTCTACGTGGAGGCGGTGCGGCGGGCCTACGTGGACCGGGCGAAGTACCTGGGTGACCCGGACTTCTCGGACGTGCCCACGGCGCGGCTGGTGTCCCCCGGCCACATCGCGGACATCGCGGGCTCCATCGACGCGAAGAAGGCCACGGCGAGCGCGTCGCTGCTGCCGCCGGTGCCGGGCGCACAGGGCTCCACGCTGACGGACAAGCCCGCGGTGCTGACGCCGGAGCCGGAGCGCAAGAACACCACGCACATCTCCGTCATCGACAAGGACGGCAACGCGGTGGCCATGACGACCACCGTCAACTACGGCTTCGGCTCGTGCGTGGTGGCCAAGGGCACGGGCGTGCTGCTCAACGACGAGATGGACGACTTCTCGGCGCAGCCCGGCGTGCCCAACGCGTACGGCCTCATCACCGGCGAGCCCAACGCGATTCAACCCGGCAAGGTGCCGCAGTCCTCCATGTCCCCCACGCTGGTGTTCTCCAAGGAGGACCCGAAGAAGGTGATGCTGGCGGTGGGCAGCCCGGGCGGCTCCACCATCCCCACCACCGTCATCCAGGTCATCAGCAACCTGGTGGACAGCGGCATGGACGTGGCGCGCGCGGTGAACGAGGGCCGCGTGCACCACCAGTACATGCCGGACGAGCTGTGGGTGGACAAGTGGGGCCTGGAGCCGGCGACGCTGTCGGTGCTGGAGGCCAAGGGCCACAAGGTGCGCCGGGTGGACCAGTGGGGCGACGCGGAGGCGGTGTTCGTGGACCCGAAGACGGGCCTGCGCTACTCCGCGAGCGACCCGCGCAACGAGGGCGTGGCCCTGGGGCAGGACTGA